One part of the Nocardia higoensis genome encodes these proteins:
- a CDS encoding ACP S-malonyltransferase — MIALFAPGQGSQTPGMLAPWLDLPGASDRLALWSKAAGLDLVRLGTTATAEEIVDTAVTQPLVVAAALLAYAEIAGDESETNPLPADTIVAGHSVGEFAAAAVAGVITPDEAVTLAAIRGTEMAKACALEPTGMSAVLGGDEAVVLARLAELDLVPANRNAVGQIVAAGTLDALAELASNPPEKARVRALPVAGAFHTAFMAPAQDAVAEAIARITPGEPTRTLLSNFDGKPVASGRDAIEKLAAQVTRPVRWDLCSETVRAAGVSAVAELPPAGTLVGIAKRELKGTPTLALKTPEDLPAFAALGHSG; from the coding sequence GTGATCGCGTTGTTCGCCCCTGGACAGGGGTCCCAGACTCCCGGCATGCTCGCCCCCTGGCTCGACCTCCCCGGTGCGAGTGATCGCCTCGCCCTCTGGTCGAAGGCCGCGGGCCTCGATCTGGTTCGTCTCGGTACCACCGCGACGGCCGAGGAGATCGTCGACACCGCGGTGACCCAGCCGCTGGTGGTCGCGGCCGCGCTGCTCGCCTACGCGGAAATCGCCGGGGACGAGAGCGAGACGAATCCGCTTCCTGCCGATACCATCGTGGCCGGGCATTCGGTCGGCGAGTTCGCCGCCGCCGCTGTCGCCGGGGTCATCACCCCCGACGAGGCCGTCACTCTCGCCGCGATCCGCGGCACGGAGATGGCGAAGGCGTGCGCGCTGGAACCGACCGGCATGTCCGCTGTGCTCGGCGGCGACGAGGCCGTCGTACTGGCCCGTCTCGCCGAACTCGACCTGGTGCCGGCCAACCGCAACGCGGTCGGCCAGATCGTGGCGGCGGGCACGCTGGACGCGCTGGCCGAACTGGCGTCGAATCCGCCGGAGAAGGCGCGGGTGCGGGCACTGCCGGTGGCGGGAGCCTTCCACACCGCCTTCATGGCTCCGGCTCAGGACGCGGTGGCCGAGGCCATCGCGCGGATCACGCCCGGTGAGCCCACCAGGACCCTGCTGTCGAACTTCGACGGCAAGCCGGTGGCTTCGGGGCGCGACGCGATCGAGAAGCTCGCCGCTCAGGTCACCCGGCCCGTGCGCTGGGATCTGTGCTCCGAGACGGTCCGCGCCGCCGGTGTCTCGGCGGTGGCGGAGCTGCCGCCCGCGGGGACGCTGGTCGGCATCGCCAAACGAGAGCTGAAGGGCACGCCGACCCTGGCGTTGAAAACCCCCGAAGACCTCCCCGCGTTCGCCGCGCTGGGGCACTCCGGCTAG
- the acpM gene encoding meromycolate extension acyl carrier protein AcpM — MAALTQEQIVEELGRIIEEVTGIEPSEVTVEKSFVDDLDIDSLSMVEIAVQTEDKYGVKIPDEDLASLKTVGDAVSYIQKLEAENADAAAELKAKFDGE, encoded by the coding sequence GTGGCCGCTCTGACCCAGGAACAAATCGTCGAGGAACTCGGCAGGATCATCGAAGAGGTTACGGGTATCGAACCCTCCGAGGTGACCGTCGAGAAGTCCTTCGTCGATGACCTGGACATCGACTCGCTGTCCATGGTCGAGATCGCTGTGCAGACCGAGGACAAGTACGGCGTGAAGATCCCCGACGAGGATCTGGCCAGCTTGAAGACGGTCGGAGACGCTGTCTCCTACATCCAGAAGCTCGAGGCCGAGAACGCTGACGCGGCCGCGGAGCTCAAGGCCAAGTTCGACGGCGAGTAG
- a CDS encoding KasA/KasB family beta-ketoacyl-ACP synthase, with translation MTTPSTLNGNFPNVVVTSMAATTSIAGDVDATWKGLLNGESGIDVLEDSFIEEYDLPVRIGGHLKVNPDTLLTRVEIRRMAYVERLATVMGREVWKNAGSPEVDPDRLAVAIGTGLGGGDALIDSVDKLKNGGYRKISPLAVQMVMPNGPSACVGLELKARAGVVTPVSACSSGSEAIANAWRMIVMGDADIVVTGGVEGYIDALPISAFSMMRATSTRNHDPKGASRPFDKDRDGFVFGEAGALMVLETEEHAKARGATIHARLLGAGITSDGYHLVAPDPEGTGAARAMTRAMQTAGLTKRDVTHINAHATATPVGDTAEANAINKAVGNHASVYAPKSALGHSIGAVGALESILTVMSIRDGIVPPTLNLDNQDPEIDLDVVKGEARQQNIEYAINNSFGFGGHNVALAFGRA, from the coding sequence GTGACCACTCCTTCCACCTTGAATGGGAATTTCCCCAACGTCGTCGTGACGAGCATGGCGGCTACCACGTCGATCGCGGGCGACGTCGATGCGACGTGGAAGGGACTCCTCAACGGCGAGAGCGGTATCGACGTTCTCGAGGATTCCTTCATCGAGGAATACGACCTTCCGGTCCGCATCGGCGGACACCTGAAGGTGAACCCCGACACCCTGCTCACCAGGGTTGAAATCCGTCGCATGGCTTATGTCGAGCGACTCGCGACCGTGATGGGTCGTGAGGTGTGGAAGAACGCGGGCAGCCCCGAGGTCGATCCCGACCGCCTGGCTGTTGCGATCGGCACCGGACTCGGTGGCGGCGACGCGCTGATCGACTCGGTCGACAAGCTGAAGAACGGTGGCTATCGCAAGATCTCGCCGCTGGCTGTTCAGATGGTCATGCCGAACGGTCCGTCGGCCTGCGTCGGTCTCGAGTTGAAGGCCAGGGCAGGAGTGGTCACTCCGGTCTCGGCGTGTTCGTCCGGTTCGGAAGCCATCGCGAACGCGTGGCGGATGATCGTGATGGGTGACGCCGACATCGTTGTCACCGGCGGCGTCGAGGGCTACATCGACGCTCTGCCGATCTCCGCGTTCTCCATGATGCGTGCCACGAGCACCCGCAATCACGATCCCAAGGGGGCCTCGCGGCCGTTCGACAAGGATCGTGACGGCTTCGTCTTCGGCGAGGCCGGCGCGCTGATGGTGCTCGAGACCGAGGAGCACGCGAAGGCCCGCGGCGCGACCATCCACGCCCGTCTGCTGGGCGCGGGTATCACCTCCGACGGCTACCACCTGGTCGCCCCCGATCCGGAGGGCACCGGCGCCGCCCGCGCGATGACCCGCGCGATGCAGACCGCAGGCCTGACCAAGCGCGACGTCACTCACATCAACGCGCACGCCACCGCCACCCCTGTGGGTGACACGGCCGAGGCGAACGCGATCAACAAAGCCGTGGGCAACCACGCCTCGGTGTACGCGCCCAAGTCGGCGCTGGGGCACTCGATCGGCGCCGTCGGCGCGCTCGAGTCGATCCTCACCGTGATGAGCATCCGCGACGGCATCGTGCCGCCGACCTTGAACCTGGACAACCAGGATCCGGAGATCGATCTCGATGTGGTGAAGGGCGAGGCTCGCCAGCAGAACATCGAATACGCGATCAACAATTCGTTCGGTTTCGGTGGGCACAATGTTGCCCTCGCCTTCGGTCGCGCATAG
- a CDS encoding acyl-CoA carboxylase subunit beta yields the protein MTIMAPALTPDTATDPRDPMGRLQRFFDPGTVLPLHPRDKSGVLAAIGEVDGVRTVAYCSDAMVMGGAMGVEGCKHIVDAIDTAIDSGVPVVGLWHSGGARLAEGVEALHAVGLVFEAMVRASGLVPQISVVLGFAAGGAAYGPALTDIVIMAPEGRVFVTGPDVVRSVTGEQVDMATLGGPETHGKKSGVCHIVADDEADAMHRARKLVSMFAEQGEFDMVAAEHGNVDLKALLPASAKRAYDVKPLVHELLDNVDGESSFEELQAGYARSMVVGLGRLGGRTVGVLANNPLRLGGCLNSESAEKASRFVRLCDAFGIPLIVITDVPGYLPGVGQEWDGVVRRGAKLLHAFAEARVPRVTLVTRKIYGGAYIAMNARSLGATAVYAWPDSEVAVMGAKAAVGILHKKALAAAPEEEREALHERLTVEHEKIAGGVERALSIGVVDEVIDPAKTRSVIAAALAAAPSRPSHHKNIPL from the coding sequence ATGACGATCATGGCACCCGCGTTGACACCGGACACAGCGACCGATCCTCGTGACCCGATGGGCCGGCTCCAGCGGTTCTTCGATCCCGGAACGGTTCTACCGCTGCATCCGCGTGACAAGTCCGGCGTGCTCGCCGCGATCGGCGAGGTGGACGGTGTGCGCACCGTGGCCTATTGCTCGGACGCGATGGTCATGGGTGGCGCGATGGGCGTGGAGGGCTGCAAGCACATCGTCGACGCGATCGACACCGCCATCGACTCCGGCGTCCCGGTGGTCGGTCTCTGGCATTCCGGCGGCGCCCGGCTCGCCGAGGGGGTCGAGGCACTGCACGCGGTCGGCCTGGTCTTCGAGGCCATGGTCCGCGCCTCCGGCCTGGTCCCGCAGATCTCGGTGGTGCTCGGCTTCGCCGCGGGCGGCGCGGCCTACGGCCCGGCGCTGACCGACATCGTCATCATGGCGCCCGAGGGGCGTGTCTTCGTGACCGGCCCCGACGTGGTCCGTTCGGTCACCGGTGAGCAGGTCGACATGGCCACCCTGGGCGGCCCCGAGACCCACGGCAAGAAGTCCGGTGTGTGCCACATCGTGGCCGACGACGAAGCCGACGCCATGCATCGCGCCCGCAAGCTGGTGTCGATGTTCGCCGAGCAGGGCGAGTTCGACATGGTGGCCGCCGAGCACGGCAATGTCGATCTCAAGGCGCTGCTGCCCGCGTCGGCCAAGCGCGCCTACGACGTGAAGCCGCTGGTGCACGAGTTGCTCGACAATGTCGACGGCGAGTCCTCGTTCGAGGAACTGCAGGCCGGTTACGCGCGCAGCATGGTGGTCGGTCTCGGTCGCCTCGGCGGTCGCACCGTCGGCGTGCTGGCCAACAACCCGCTGCGCCTCGGTGGCTGCCTGAACTCCGAGAGCGCCGAGAAGGCTTCTCGCTTCGTGCGGCTGTGCGACGCGTTCGGCATCCCGCTGATCGTCATCACCGATGTGCCCGGCTACCTGCCCGGCGTCGGCCAGGAGTGGGACGGCGTGGTCCGCCGCGGCGCCAAGCTGCTGCACGCCTTCGCCGAAGCCCGCGTGCCGCGCGTCACCCTGGTGACCCGCAAGATCTACGGTGGCGCCTACATCGCCATGAACGCCCGCTCGCTGGGCGCGACCGCGGTCTACGCCTGGCCGGATTCCGAGGTGGCCGTGATGGGCGCCAAGGCAGCGGTCGGCATCCTGCACAAGAAGGCTCTCGCGGCCGCGCCGGAAGAAGAGCGCGAGGCGCTGCACGAGCGTCTGACGGTCGAGCACGAGAAGATCGCCGGCGGCGTGGAGCGCGCCCTGTCGATCGGGGTGGTGGACGAGGTCATCGACCCGGCCAAGACCCGCAGTGTCATCGCCGCCGCGCTGGCCGCCGCGCCGTCGCGTCCCAGCCATCACAAGAACATCCCGCTGTGA
- a CDS encoding winged helix-turn-helix transcriptional regulator produces the protein MRYEELADEPCSITRPLVVLGDRWTLVILKFAFAGVRRFNAFQSALGISRGRLQDRLDRLVEHGILVKQKIEGGAYEEYRLTRKGHDIYPILMAIRAWGDTYMAPDGPPVRYRHRDCAGEAGIQLACDECGEQITARDIVPELGPGILREQAAD, from the coding sequence ATGCGTTACGAGGAGCTTGCCGACGAGCCGTGTTCGATCACGCGCCCGCTGGTGGTTCTCGGAGATCGCTGGACTCTGGTGATCCTGAAGTTCGCTTTCGCGGGGGTGCGCCGGTTCAACGCGTTCCAGAGCGCGCTGGGCATCTCCCGTGGCCGGCTGCAGGATCGGCTGGACCGGCTCGTGGAGCACGGCATCCTGGTCAAGCAGAAGATCGAGGGCGGGGCCTACGAGGAATACCGGCTGACCCGCAAGGGCCACGACATCTATCCGATCCTCATGGCGATTCGCGCGTGGGGTGACACCTATATGGCGCCGGACGGGCCGCCGGTGCGCTACCGCCATCGGGACTGCGCGGGCGAGGCCGGGATACAGCTGGCATGCGACGAGTGCGGTGAGCAGATCACCGCGCGTGACATCGTCCCGGAACTCGGTCCGGGCATCCTGCGCGAACAAGCCGCCGATTGA
- a CDS encoding nitroreductase — translation MTRTSAQTAEQTALSRILDERYTCRQFRSDPVPRETIETLLRMAQRTPSWCNTQPWHAVVTESAATDRFRKELLDHIQTAAPAPDLTFPNAYHGIYQDRRRECGKQLYTAVGIERGDNAGSMRQMMRNFELFDAPHVAIITTEAELGIYGAVDCGLYINTFLLAAQSLGLGAAPQAALASYSPFLHSHFGIPEHRQVVAGISFGYPDAEHPVNSFRTHRGDLDEAVTFVS, via the coding sequence ATGACCCGGACCAGTGCGCAGACCGCCGAGCAGACGGCGCTGTCCCGGATTCTCGACGAGCGGTACACCTGCCGGCAGTTTCGCTCCGACCCCGTGCCGCGCGAGACGATCGAAACCCTGCTGCGGATGGCTCAGCGCACCCCCTCGTGGTGCAATACCCAGCCCTGGCACGCCGTGGTCACCGAATCCGCGGCCACCGACCGGTTCCGCAAGGAACTGCTCGACCACATCCAGACCGCCGCGCCCGCCCCCGACCTGACCTTTCCGAACGCCTACCACGGGATCTACCAGGACCGTAGACGCGAATGCGGCAAGCAGCTCTACACCGCCGTCGGCATCGAAAGGGGCGACAACGCCGGTTCGATGCGCCAGATGATGCGCAATTTCGAACTCTTCGACGCCCCGCACGTCGCGATCATCACCACCGAAGCCGAACTCGGCATCTACGGCGCGGTGGACTGCGGCCTCTACATCAACACCTTCCTGCTGGCCGCGCAGAGCCTCGGCCTCGGCGCCGCCCCGCAGGCGGCGCTGGCGAGCTACTCGCCGTTCCTGCACAGTCACTTCGGGATTCCCGAACACCGCCAAGTGGTAGCGGGCATCAGCTTCGGCTACCCCGATGCCGAGCATCCGGTGAATTCGTTCCGCACCCACCGCGGGGATCTCGACGAGGCCGTCACCTTCGTCAGCTGA
- a CDS encoding Eco57I restriction-modification methylase domain-containing protein — protein sequence MGAPARDTGERKRHGRHYTPPELADFLARRVLAHLPHPGPDGVLRVLDPACGDGELLLALHRAAARISPGLRFAAIGYDLDRQALDRARTRAADEHLDARWHGADFLTAAAGLAERRFDAVITNPPYVRVQQLGAQAARLLSREFGLRGRIDLTHPFVALAPRLLRPGGVLGLLCANRFLTTKAGANIRAVLARDLPPVEIYDLGDTKLFAAAVLPAVTIAVHSGTGGSCRHVSAYEAPHERPSSTADLFDALLADAPSLVARNGRTYAIEVGTLAAGTPAAAHQVGHSPDRPVAVETSWRMSYPDREVWLGDVADRTWRTFGEVAPVRVGVKTNADKVFVAEDWERRTPCPEPELLRALLTHRDLRPWRVERVANTRVLYPYDVTAAPRTPIDLDDFPRAAAYLRAHRDILSARTYLTDSGRRWFEIWVPQRPDRWRAPKIVFPDISDRARFALDRSGAVVNGDCYWISLADLDGSASEAEHVARLLMGVANSALGLRFYDAVCGNRLYSGRRRWITQYVSRLPLPDPNGEAARRVAALVADLVDGDCEADDAAGQLLDELVAAAFGVA from the coding sequence ATGGGCGCCCCGGCTCGCGACACGGGCGAGCGGAAACGGCACGGCAGGCACTACACGCCGCCCGAACTCGCCGACTTCCTCGCGCGCCGCGTGCTCGCGCATCTTCCGCACCCCGGTCCCGACGGCGTGCTGCGGGTGCTCGATCCCGCCTGCGGCGACGGTGAACTGCTGCTCGCACTGCATCGTGCCGCCGCCCGGATCTCGCCCGGACTCCGATTCGCCGCCATCGGCTACGACCTCGATCGGCAGGCGCTCGACCGCGCTCGCACCCGCGCCGCCGACGAGCATCTCGACGCCCGCTGGCACGGCGCGGACTTCCTCACCGCGGCGGCGGGTCTGGCCGAACGGCGCTTCGACGCGGTCATCACCAACCCGCCCTACGTCCGCGTCCAACAGCTCGGCGCGCAGGCGGCCCGGCTGCTCAGCCGGGAATTCGGCCTGCGCGGTCGCATCGACCTGACCCACCCGTTCGTCGCGCTCGCCCCCCGCCTGCTGCGTCCCGGCGGGGTGCTCGGTTTGCTGTGCGCCAACCGTTTCCTGACCACCAAGGCGGGCGCCAACATCCGGGCGGTGCTCGCGCGGGATCTGCCACCGGTTGAGATCTACGATCTCGGCGACACCAAGCTCTTCGCCGCCGCGGTCCTGCCCGCGGTCACCATCGCCGTGCACAGCGGGACGGGGGGCTCCTGCCGTCACGTCTCCGCCTACGAGGCCCCGCACGAACGTCCGTCGAGCACCGCCGATCTGTTCGACGCCCTGCTCGCCGATGCCCCGTCGCTGGTCGCCCGTAACGGCCGCACCTACGCGATCGAGGTGGGCACCCTCGCGGCAGGTACGCCCGCGGCGGCCCACCAGGTCGGGCACTCGCCGGATCGGCCCGTCGCTGTCGAGACGTCATGGCGGATGTCGTATCCGGACCGGGAGGTCTGGCTCGGCGATGTCGCCGACCGGACCTGGCGGACGTTCGGTGAGGTCGCCCCGGTGCGGGTGGGCGTCAAGACCAACGCCGACAAGGTGTTCGTCGCCGAGGACTGGGAGCGCCGCACGCCGTGCCCGGAGCCGGAACTGCTGCGGGCGCTGCTCACCCACCGGGACCTGCGGCCCTGGCGGGTGGAACGGGTGGCGAACACCCGCGTGCTGTACCCCTACGACGTGACGGCCGCACCGCGCACGCCGATCGATCTCGACGATTTCCCCCGCGCGGCAGCGTATCTGCGAGCCCATCGCGACATACTCTCGGCGCGTACGTATCTCACCGACAGCGGCAGGCGCTGGTTCGAGATCTGGGTGCCGCAACGGCCGGACCGGTGGCGGGCGCCGAAGATCGTCTTTCCCGACATCAGCGACCGGGCGCGCTTCGCGCTGGACCGATCCGGTGCGGTGGTCAACGGAGACTGCTACTGGATCTCGCTGGCCGACCTCGACGGTTCCGCGAGTGAGGCCGAGCATGTGGCCCGGCTGCTGATGGGAGTCGCGAATTCGGCGCTGGGCCTGCGATTCTACGACGCCGTCTGCGGCAACCGGCTGTATTCGGGCAGGCGGCGGTGGATCACCCAGTACGTCTCGCGGCTACCGTTGCCCGACCCGAACGGCGAAGCGGCCCGCCGGGTCGCCGCACTCGTCGCCGATCTGGTCGACGGCGACTGCGAAGCCGACGACGCGGCCGGTCAGTTGCTCGACGAACTGGTCGCCGCCGCATTCGGTGTCGCCTGA
- a CDS encoding TetR/AcrR family transcriptional regulator, translating into MLQRILDKPVADGEKLLESALSAFLDFGIKRTSMGEIARRAGISPATLYRRFESKNDLVEAVSVREAQRFVEYIDKRVQTVDPGEDRLVEIFVAFITAIAGNELLRRLLRTEPDLILPRLTTEAGPVLAVGRVYLAEKLRELRPREVDFDADLIAEVMARLALSLALTPDGLIPLADAEAGRDFARCTLLPMVGLPPSDPLTGAGGRPKQEAGRRTANGEASAAAQATPNAAATSSSSN; encoded by the coding sequence ATGCTCCAGCGCATTCTCGACAAACCCGTCGCCGACGGGGAGAAGCTGCTCGAGAGCGCGCTCTCGGCGTTTCTGGATTTCGGCATCAAGCGCACCAGCATGGGCGAGATCGCGCGGCGGGCAGGCATCAGCCCCGCCACATTGTATCGGCGTTTCGAATCGAAGAACGATCTGGTGGAAGCGGTCAGCGTCCGTGAGGCGCAGCGGTTCGTCGAGTACATCGACAAGCGGGTCCAGACCGTCGATCCCGGCGAAGACCGACTGGTGGAGATCTTCGTCGCGTTCATCACCGCCATCGCCGGCAACGAACTGCTGCGCAGGCTGTTGCGCACCGAACCCGATCTGATTCTGCCTCGACTGACCACCGAGGCCGGTCCGGTGCTGGCCGTCGGCCGGGTCTATCTGGCCGAGAAGCTGCGCGAACTACGTCCCCGCGAGGTTGACTTCGATGCCGACCTGATCGCGGAGGTGATGGCCAGGCTGGCGCTGTCGCTGGCCTTGACTCCGGACGGGCTGATCCCGCTCGCCGACGCCGAGGCGGGCCGCGACTTCGCCCGTTGCACCCTGCTGCCCATGGTCGGCCTGCCCCCGTCGGATCCGTTGACCGGCGCGGGCGGCCGGCCGAAGCAGGAAGCCGGCCGGCGCACCGCGAACGGAGAGGCGAGCGCGGCCGCTCAGGCGACACCGAATGCGGCGGCGACCAGTTCGTCGAGCAACTGA
- a CDS encoding gamma carbonic anhydrase family protein, translating into MRIEVGGFAPEIDEGAWLAPNATVIGRVRLAADVSIWYGAVVRGDLEQISIGERTNIQDGCVLHADPGFPLTIGSGVSVGHNAILHGCTVGDDVLVGMGATVLNGAVIGAGSLIAANALIPEGAQIPPGSLVAGVPGKIRRELDDAGVNGIRLNAAVYVHNTDTHRKATIL; encoded by the coding sequence ATGAGGATTGAGGTCGGCGGTTTCGCGCCGGAGATCGACGAGGGTGCCTGGCTGGCGCCGAACGCCACGGTGATCGGGCGGGTGCGCCTGGCCGCCGACGTGAGCATCTGGTACGGCGCGGTGGTGCGCGGCGATCTGGAGCAGATCAGCATCGGCGAGCGCACCAACATCCAGGATGGTTGCGTGTTGCACGCCGATCCCGGCTTCCCGCTGACCATCGGCAGCGGAGTTTCGGTGGGACACAACGCGATCCTGCACGGCTGCACCGTCGGTGACGACGTGCTGGTCGGCATGGGCGCGACAGTGCTCAACGGCGCGGTGATCGGCGCGGGCAGCCTGATCGCGGCCAACGCGCTGATCCCCGAGGGCGCGCAGATTCCGCCTGGATCGCTGGTCGCGGGTGTGCCCGGCAAGATCCGCCGCGAACTCGACGACGCGGGGGTGAACGGCATCCGGCTCAATGCCGCGGTCTACGTGCACAACACCGACACCCACCGCAAGGCCACGATACTGTGA
- the ald gene encoding alanine dehydrogenase translates to MRIGVPREVKEQEFRVALTPAGAGELVRHGHQVLVQHGAGLGSGFTDDAYAAAGARLADDADRVWSEAELVLKVKEPIEPEYELMRGDQALFTYLHLAASRECTEAILRSGITAIAYETVRAADGSLPLLAPMSEVAGKLAAQVGAYHLMAPLGGAGVLLGGVPGVRPAQVVVLGGGVAGTNAATVAAGMGAQVSVLDTDLVRLRHLDAAFHGRITTSASNAAEVERAVRTADLVIGSVLVPGARAPKLVTAAMVAAMRPGAVLVDIAIDQGGCFEGSRPTTHAEPTFPVAEALYYCVANMPGAVPHTSTLALTNATLPYVLLIADKGWREACALRPDLAAGLTAEDGLLLSPQVAEAHGIAMTRPVGLAG, encoded by the coding sequence ATGCGAATCGGTGTGCCACGGGAGGTCAAGGAACAGGAGTTCCGCGTCGCGCTGACACCGGCGGGCGCGGGAGAGTTGGTGCGGCACGGGCACCAGGTGCTCGTGCAGCACGGTGCGGGCCTCGGGTCGGGATTCACCGACGACGCCTACGCGGCCGCGGGCGCGCGGCTGGCCGACGACGCCGACCGGGTGTGGTCCGAGGCCGAACTGGTCTTGAAGGTGAAAGAGCCCATCGAGCCGGAGTACGAGCTGATGCGAGGTGATCAGGCGCTGTTCACCTACCTGCACCTGGCCGCCTCGCGTGAGTGCACCGAGGCGATCCTGCGGTCCGGCATCACCGCGATCGCCTACGAGACAGTGCGCGCGGCCGACGGTTCGCTGCCGTTGCTCGCGCCGATGAGCGAGGTCGCGGGCAAACTGGCCGCCCAGGTCGGCGCCTATCACCTGATGGCGCCGCTCGGGGGCGCGGGCGTGCTGCTGGGCGGCGTACCGGGGGTGCGGCCCGCCCAGGTCGTGGTGCTCGGTGGCGGCGTCGCGGGCACCAACGCCGCCACCGTGGCGGCGGGTATGGGCGCCCAGGTGAGCGTGCTGGATACCGACCTCGTCCGCCTGCGCCACCTCGACGCGGCGTTCCACGGCCGGATCACCACCTCGGCGTCCAACGCGGCCGAGGTGGAGCGGGCCGTGCGGACCGCGGACCTGGTGATCGGATCGGTACTGGTGCCGGGCGCGCGTGCGCCGAAACTGGTGACCGCGGCGATGGTCGCGGCGATGCGGCCCGGTGCGGTGCTCGTCGACATCGCCATCGATCAGGGCGGCTGCTTCGAGGGCTCGCGCCCGACCACGCACGCGGAGCCGACCTTCCCGGTGGCCGAAGCGCTGTACTACTGCGTGGCGAACATGCCGGGCGCGGTGCCGCACACCTCGACGCTCGCCCTGACCAACGCCACCCTGCCCTACGTGCTCCTCATCGCCGACAAAGGCTGGCGCGAGGCCTGCGCGTTGCGTCCCGATCTGGCGGCGGGCCTGACCGCCGAGGACGGGCTGCTGCTGTCGCCGCAGGTGGCCGAGGCGCACGGTATCGCCATGACGCGGCCGGTCGGACTGGCGGGCTGA
- the sigJ gene encoding RNA polymerase sigma factor SigJ, translating to MTFPDSGADTAELARRFEEHRPYLRRLAYSTLGSLSDAEDVVQEAWLRLQRQPRPEEIDNLRAWLTTVTGRLALDQLGSARARREQYVGEWLPEPQVSAWDDPADRVSQDERVTTALLVVLESLSPAERTAFVLQDVFGMSGPEVAEVVGRTPAAVRQLASRARKHVEQGTPRFPASLDEQEKVVSAFSVAWRSGDLSALLSVLDANVTLTADGGGKVPAIRKAVSGAEIIAKLLLGWYSGPSSANAWGRPVLVNGEPGLLVFDGTHTGVWAFTIDAGRIVAIDVVRNPDKLRDLPTDGEPNWFLHSAP from the coding sequence ATGACCTTCCCCGACTCCGGCGCCGACACCGCCGAACTCGCGCGACGCTTCGAGGAACACCGCCCCTACCTGCGCAGACTCGCCTACAGCACGCTCGGCAGCCTCTCCGACGCCGAGGACGTGGTGCAGGAGGCCTGGCTGCGGCTGCAACGTCAGCCGCGGCCGGAGGAGATCGACAATCTGCGCGCCTGGCTCACCACCGTCACCGGCCGCCTCGCCCTCGATCAGCTCGGTTCCGCGCGCGCCCGTCGCGAGCAGTACGTCGGCGAGTGGCTCCCCGAACCGCAGGTCTCCGCCTGGGACGATCCCGCCGATCGCGTGAGCCAGGACGAACGGGTGACCACCGCGCTGTTGGTCGTGCTCGAATCGCTCTCCCCCGCCGAGCGCACCGCCTTCGTGCTGCAGGACGTGTTCGGCATGAGCGGCCCCGAAGTCGCCGAAGTGGTGGGCCGCACCCCGGCCGCCGTGCGCCAGCTCGCCTCCCGCGCCCGCAAACACGTCGAGCAGGGCACCCCCCGTTTTCCCGCCTCGCTGGACGAGCAGGAGAAGGTGGTCTCGGCGTTCTCGGTCGCGTGGCGCAGCGGCGACCTGAGCGCGCTGCTGAGCGTCCTCGACGCGAACGTCACCCTCACCGCCGACGGCGGCGGCAAGGTGCCCGCCATCCGCAAGGCGGTGTCCGGTGCCGAGATCATCGCCAAGCTGCTGCTCGGCTGGTACAGCGGGCCGTCCTCGGCGAACGCCTGGGGTCGCCCGGTGCTGGTCAACGGCGAACCGGGGCTGCTCGTCTTCGACGGCACGCACACCGGGGTGTGGGCCTTCACCATCGACGCGGGTCGCATCGTGGCCATCGACGTGGTCCGCAACCCCGACAAACTGCGCGACCTGCCCACCGACGGCGAGCCGAACTGGTTCCTGCACAGCGCGCCGTAG